A region from the Streptomyces sp. 3214.6 genome encodes:
- a CDS encoding L-rhamnose mutarotase gives MKRVAQTIRLRPERREEYLELHSAVWPGVEAALHRSNIRTFSIFLHGDVLFAYFEYHGDDFEADMAALEADPETQQWWKLTDPCQEPWPDRGDSRQWTELPEIWHLNPLMDRPGLDRQ, from the coding sequence GTGAAGCGCGTCGCCCAGACCATCAGGCTCCGACCCGAGCGCCGCGAGGAGTACCTCGAACTCCACTCGGCCGTCTGGCCCGGCGTCGAAGCCGCCCTGCACCGGTCGAACATCCGCACCTTCAGCATCTTCCTCCACGGTGACGTCCTGTTCGCCTACTTCGAGTACCACGGCGACGACTTCGAGGCCGACATGGCCGCCCTCGAAGCCGACCCCGAGACCCAGCAGTGGTGGAAGCTCACCGACCCCTGCCAGGAGCCCTGGCCCGACCGGGGCGACTCCCGCCAGTGGACGGAGCTCCCCGAGATCTGGCATCTGAACCCGCTCATGGACCGACCCGGCTTGGACCGTCAGTGA